TGAAGATCGTTTACCTTTTCACCCACACCAATAAGCTTGACCGGTATATCAAGTTCAGACTTAATAGCTATAATTATTCCACCTTTTGCTGTGCCATCAAGCTTTGTAAGTATCAAGCCGTTTATATCTGCAACCTCTTTAAACAGCTTTGCCTGCGAAATGGCATTTTGTCCGGTAGTGGCATCAAGTACAAGCAGTGTCTCCTTATAAGCCTCAGGATATTCCCTTTCAATTACTCTTGAGATCTTTTTCAGCTCTTCCATGAGGTTTTTCTTGTTGTGCAGTCTTCCAGCCGTATCACATATCAGCACATCAGCTTTTTTTGATTTTGCTGAGTTGACTGCATCAAATATAACAGCTGCCGGATCAGAGCCTTCCTGATGCTTTATAACCTCAACACCTATCCTGCTGCCCCATATCTCAAGCTGATCTATGGCTGCAGCCCTGAAGGTGTCTGCTGCTGCTATAACAACCTTCTTACCTGATTTCTTCATTTTTGAGGCTATTTTCCCTATGGAAGTGGTCTTGCCTACTCCATTGACACCGATCACAAGTATTACTTCCGGAGTATTTAACCCAAGTTTTTCGCCACTTTCTCCCATAATATTAAGTATTTCCTGCTTTAGCAGACCCTTCACATCAGCGGGGTCTTTTATGTTCTTTTCTTTTACGCTTTTCCTCAGGTTTTCCAGAATCTTTAAGGTTGTAGAAACCCCAACATCTGAGGTTATAAGTATTTCCTCCAGCTCTTCGAAAAGCTCTTCATCAACGCTCTTGAAATTGGACAGCACATCATTAATCTTATCTGTGATGTTCTTCCTGGTCTTGAATAGTCCATCCTTCAGTCTAGTAAAAAATGAACCCTTGCCTTCCTCAGCTTCTTCTTCTATTTCCTCTTCCATCTCTTCTTGAATAACCTGTTCCGGTTCTTCTATATCCTCAAGCTCAGTCTCCTGAAGCTCTTCTTCTTCTTCCAGAAGCATCGCCTCTATTTCTTCATCAGAAAGCTGCTCCTCTGATTCTTCAACAAATTCCTCCTGCTGCTCATCCTCTTGTCCCTTCTTGAATAACTTAGAAAAAAATCCTGCCATCGCTAATACACTCCTTTTATGAAATATAATCAATGTATATAATAATGTACGGGCGATTCATGAATCGCCCCTACTAGCTTACTTTATCTTCAAGCTTTACTGACACCAGCTTCGATATTCCGTTCTCCTCCATGCTTACGCCATACAGACAGTCGGCTGACTCCATTGTACCCTTCCTGTGAGTTACTATTATGAACTGAGTAGTCGCCGAGAAGTTTACAAGGAACTCTGCATATCTGTCAACGTTTGCATCATCCAGCGCTGCGTCTATTTCATCCAGCACGCAAAAAGGTGCCGGCTTCATTTTCAGTATGCCAAACAGCAATGCTATCGCTGTAAGCGCTCTTTCTCCACCAGAGAGCAGCATCAGATTCTGAAGCTTCTTTCCCGGAGGTTTGGCTATTATCTCAATTCCTGACTCCAGTACATTCTCCTCATCCGAAAGGACAAGCTCTGCGTGTCCACCACCAAAAAGCTGTTTGAAAACCTCATTGAAGTTCTCGTTAATCTTATTAAACTCGGTGATGAACTGAAGCTTCATACTTTCTGCTATCTCAGCAATAACAGCAATCAGGTTATCCCTTGCTCTTGTGAGGTCCTCAACCTGTGTGCTGAGGAACAAATGACGCTCACTAAGCTTGTCATATTCTTCAATTGCATTTACATTTACTGTGCCCATGGACCGTATATCATTCTTCAGCTCTTCACAGCGTTTTGATGCCCATGTGAGACTCAGGCTTGAATCTCTGTAATCCTGAGCTCTGTTGTAACTCATGTCATAAGTCTCCAAGAGCTTCATTTCTGTGTTTTCCAATTCGATTTCAAGTCTGGCATACTGCATCTCAACTTTATGCAGGTCTGTTTGTAAAGTAGCAATGTCCTTGTTATATTCTTTAATATCTGTTTCTATCTTCTGCAGGTCTTCATATATCGTTGTTTTATCTCTCTCATTATCAGAAAGAAGCTTATGCTTTTCACCTGCTTCCAATACAGCTCTTTCAATTTCTGCTTTCTTGCTTTCGAAATCCGTCGTAAGTGCTGTGATTTCTGTTTCTTCCCTATCAATCTCAGCTTGATTGTTCCTTATTTCTTCTTCAATCTCACTGATTCTTTGCTCCATGTCTCTTATGGAGCCTTCTGTGGTCTTTTTATTATGCTCAACCGATGCTAATTTTATTTTGAGTTCAGTAATCTCTTCATTGTAGGCATCCCTTACTTCCTTGAACTGCTTCATCTGCTCCTGAAGCTCAGCTATCTGAGCCTCCACAGTCAGCTTATCCTTTTCTACGGCTTCTGCTTTCTCTGAATTCTCTGCCATTATCCTATTGGTTTCATTATATTCTTTTTCCAAATCCCCCAAATCCTTGAGGTTTATTGAAATTCTGTCCCTTATGACCTGCATATCATTCTTGATGTTTTCACATTTGTTCTTGTAATTATTGATATCTATCTGAAGAGAGTGGAATATCTCTGTTTTGAAATCAATATCACTGCTAATATCCGCTGATTGCATTTTCAGTTCTTCAAGCTTCGAATTCTGTTCCTCAAGCTCTCTCTGCTTAGCATCATGCTGCACTTTAAGAGTTTCAATTTCGCTTTTTCTGGACAGAACCGAGCTGGATGACGACTGCA
This portion of the Clostridia bacterium genome encodes:
- the ftsY gene encoding signal recognition particle-docking protein FtsY: MAGFFSKLFKKGQEDEQQEEFVEESEEQLSDEEIEAMLLEEEEELQETELEDIEEPEQVIQEEMEEEIEEEAEEGKGSFFTRLKDGLFKTRKNITDKINDVLSNFKSVDEELFEELEEILITSDVGVSTTLKILENLRKSVKEKNIKDPADVKGLLKQEILNIMGESGEKLGLNTPEVILVIGVNGVGKTTSIGKIASKMKKSGKKVVIAAADTFRAAAIDQLEIWGSRIGVEVIKHQEGSDPAAVIFDAVNSAKSKKADVLICDTAGRLHNKKNLMEELKKISRVIEREYPEAYKETLLVLDATTGQNAISQAKLFKEVADINGLILTKLDGTAKGGIIIAIKSELDIPVKLIGVGEKVNDLQEFVASDFVDALFEE